From one Sphingobacteriales bacterium genomic stretch:
- a CDS encoding response regulator transcription factor produces the protein MKLLITDNEYHIRSATRELLLAFCPEITRIDEATGVEDGLKKIKNDPPDILLLDVEMDDGTGFDLLKQIQNPEFQLIFVTAHNQYAVQAFKFSAIDYLLKPIDPDELRTAISKAASRKRNNDLKAQIRIMMEQLSNKMDPDKKIVLKDHSATYFIKVTDILFCEADGTYTKFYLSPEKVIVVSKNLKEYENILEPLGFLRTHHSFLVNPHKIIAYDKRDSGSLLLEGHHSIPVSQRKKDHILQLLESRS, from the coding sequence ATGAAATTGCTTATAACAGACAATGAGTATCATATCCGTTCGGCAACCCGTGAACTGCTGCTGGCGTTTTGCCCGGAAATTACCCGGATAGACGAAGCAACCGGGGTTGAAGATGGCTTGAAAAAAATAAAAAATGATCCTCCTGATATTTTATTGCTGGATGTTGAAATGGATGACGGAACAGGGTTTGATTTATTGAAACAAATACAAAATCCGGAATTTCAGCTGATTTTTGTTACCGCCCATAATCAATATGCAGTCCAGGCATTTAAATTCAGTGCCATTGATTATTTGTTGAAACCCATCGACCCGGATGAACTTAGGACTGCCATTTCAAAGGCTGCATCCCGGAAGAGGAATAATGACCTGAAAGCACAGATCCGTATCATGATGGAGCAGCTATCTAACAAAATGGATCCGGATAAAAAAATTGTATTGAAAGATCATTCCGCCACCTATTTTATAAAAGTGACTGATATCCTGTTTTGTGAGGCAGATGGTACATATACCAAATTTTATCTCTCTCCCGAAAAGGTGATTGTGGTTTCCAAAAATCTGAAAGAATATGAGAATATATTGGAGCCTTTGGGTTTTTTAAGGACTCATCATTCTTTTCTGGTAAATCCACATAAGATTATTGCATATGATAAGAGAGATAGCGGTTCTCTCTTACTGGAAGGACATCATTCCATCCCGGTTTCCCAACGTAAAAAAGACCATATACTGCAATTGCTGGAGAGCAGATCCTAA
- a CDS encoding histidine kinase, with the protein MIFHCTDTCRAENKCRCLQYDNLNFEDTAEEGVVNRLLNTKDNICLAKAYEIVASKMFAESRYDSTEFYLNEAFTIYHASSCSQGVFLNVYKKWAGLYYAKGDYPKSLEYSLKLKDAAESDQNIYELANCCTMIAQLFNQMGQADRGIGYTRRAVKLTEQLEFSDSNIDILFKISKRYLWHYQDTKLKTSLDTAEYFAFSYLYTAQQLKIFGVVSEAYSNIQGVFYEKQDYPNALMYLDSSFLYIGKGSYADKATNFYDKADILLDMKSYADASACSDSALFYYNLTGSIAYIADVFELKYRIASGAGDNSVALISLERYRGIKDSLAQINKTAVINELEKKYNQTKNEKTIKELNQQKQIFLLLAVSALLIVVVIAFIMHQRTLYQRQLVLETEERLNRARMNPHFFFNALTSLQAFALRENDGKLIATNLSKFSHIMREILESTYKEYVTLVQEIDFQREYLDLQKIRYPDKFSYAIELDEMLDPDDTLIPSMIIQPFVENSIEHGFAGITYPGHIILRFYTLADEIVVEIVDNGKGFTALKSDSGHISRARQIVIDRIYLLNIRLKCKARFTLDNNPEGSGIKVVIYLPFISPDEIAYNRQ; encoded by the coding sequence GTGATTTTTCACTGCACGGATACCTGCAGGGCTGAAAATAAATGCAGATGCCTTCAGTACGATAATCTTAATTTTGAAGATACTGCGGAGGAAGGGGTAGTTAATCGTTTATTAAATACGAAGGATAACATCTGTCTGGCAAAAGCATACGAAATAGTAGCCAGCAAGATGTTTGCGGAAAGCAGATATGATTCGACAGAATTTTATTTAAATGAAGCCTTTACGATTTATCATGCATCCTCATGCAGCCAGGGTGTATTCCTCAATGTCTATAAAAAATGGGCAGGACTGTATTATGCCAAAGGAGATTACCCGAAATCCCTCGAATACTCTCTTAAGTTAAAAGATGCAGCAGAATCAGATCAGAATATATATGAACTGGCAAATTGCTGTACAATGATTGCTCAGTTGTTTAATCAGATGGGACAGGCAGATAGAGGTATAGGATATACCCGTCGGGCCGTTAAATTGACAGAGCAGCTGGAGTTTTCAGATAGTAATATAGACATCCTGTTTAAGATTTCAAAACGCTACCTGTGGCATTATCAGGATACGAAATTGAAAACCAGTCTGGATACAGCTGAATATTTTGCATTCTCCTACCTGTATACCGCACAACAGTTGAAAATTTTTGGTGTTGTTTCTGAAGCGTACAGTAATATTCAGGGAGTATTCTATGAAAAGCAGGATTATCCAAACGCACTAATGTACCTGGATAGCTCTTTTCTGTATATTGGAAAGGGAAGCTATGCGGATAAAGCAACAAATTTCTATGACAAAGCTGATATTTTACTTGATATGAAGTCATATGCCGATGCATCGGCCTGTTCCGATTCAGCGCTTTTTTATTACAATCTTACCGGTTCGATTGCGTATATCGCAGATGTATTTGAGTTGAAATACCGGATTGCCAGTGGTGCTGGGGATAACTCAGTTGCTTTAATTTCTCTGGAGAGATACAGAGGTATCAAGGATAGCCTTGCTCAGATAAATAAAACGGCTGTCATTAATGAGCTGGAAAAAAAATACAACCAGACAAAGAATGAGAAGACTATTAAGGAGTTGAATCAGCAGAAACAGATTTTCCTGCTTCTTGCAGTTTCTGCATTGCTGATTGTGGTTGTAATTGCATTTATAATGCATCAGCGAACTTTATATCAACGGCAATTAGTTCTGGAAACAGAGGAGCGCCTGAACAGGGCTCGAATGAATCCTCACTTTTTTTTCAACGCCCTCACTTCTCTTCAGGCATTTGCACTTCGTGAAAACGATGGTAAATTGATTGCGACTAATTTATCTAAATTTTCACATATCATGCGTGAAATACTGGAAAGCACCTATAAGGAATATGTAACATTAGTGCAGGAAATTGACTTTCAGCGGGAATACCTGGATCTTCAGAAAATACGCTATCCGGATAAATTCAGTTATGCAATTGAACTGGATGAAATGCTTGATCCGGATGATACTTTGATACCTTCCATGATAATCCAGCCCTTTGTCGAAAACAGTATCGAGCATGGCTTTGCCGGAATTACCTATCCGGGACATATAATTCTCCGTTTTTATACATTAGCTGACGAGATTGTTGTTGAGATTGTTGACAACGGAAAGGGATTTACTGCTCTCAAGTCAGATTCAGGTCACATCTCTCGTGCCAGACAGATTGTAATCGACAGGATATATCTGTTAAATATCCGATTGAAATGCAAGGCCCGTTTTACCTTGGATAATAATCCTGAAGGAAGTGGAATTAAAGTTGTAATTTACCTGCCGTTTATCAGCCCAGATGAAATTGCTTATAACAGACAATGA